A stretch of Desulfobacter hydrogenophilus DNA encodes these proteins:
- a CDS encoding TrlF family AAA-like ATPase: protein MMTETYTKARFWKCALQVNPYTYLAYRGEEQRLTEDEYNQQLLQVCKEENIKVLGIADHGNVDGIDAIRNVLKPHGILVFPGFEIATTEKVHFVCLFPEKTTTDQLNRYLGALGLTNPSDGVWPSNLGGNDLVLKINELGGFCYAAHCTDDSGILKHKLVHVWKNDLLKAAQIPATLDELKAEENNGYRQILMNKNRDYTRETPIAIINAKDVEKPETLKNPKASCLIKMTKPGFEAFKLAFQDPESRVRLNSDISEKYYSRIESLSITGGYLDGVHINFSEHLNSVIGGRGTGKSTLLECIRYALELDPIGKSACKQHLEIIKENIGKSKGRIELVVRSSKMNGKKYTIARRYGESASVKEEAGNISSFTPRELLPEIEIYGQNEIYEIAQDGQSQKKLLGRFLDAEHDTFEDKIKTALIALNGNRKKLHNALEDKSIVEDELSKLPKLQERVQQFKSLGIEDKLKIIPLLETEKRLKQRIEQEELYNLEQAFAQIKDALPDTVFLSDKAIDNLPHSDALKKIKTTLDQLKVDTERTFDQWKAFFTTSKAIITRLIADVQQGIQCEEETLEKTFKNLPASEGKSGREIGVEYQQLLQAIERIKPKEVAIRSQQALIDELKKQRNSLLVELSGYRASRTAQFESSLKKLNKKLQNKLKLTVKPEANRQPVIDFLQSCNLEGVGEKRLSWINEHDDFSPVKLAELIQKGMGELTGSNWGITPTIANALVRLPASKVLELQELELPDIIEIELNVSHEGAANYRSLKKLSTGQQCTAVLHLLLLQNKDPLIMDQPEDNLDNAFIADRIVSELRNAKINRQFLFATHNANIPVFGDAEWIGIFESVDEQGVMPPEAQGAIDVPAVREKAANILEGGRTAFNQRKLKYGY, encoded by the coding sequence ATGATGACCGAAACATACACAAAAGCCCGGTTCTGGAAGTGTGCTTTACAGGTGAATCCTTACACTTATCTTGCTTATCGGGGAGAGGAGCAGCGCTTAACGGAAGACGAATATAACCAGCAGCTCTTGCAGGTCTGCAAAGAAGAGAATATCAAAGTACTTGGCATCGCTGATCACGGCAATGTGGATGGAATCGATGCGATTCGAAATGTCTTGAAACCACATGGAATCCTTGTTTTTCCAGGGTTTGAGATTGCAACCACCGAAAAAGTGCATTTTGTATGTCTTTTTCCTGAGAAGACAACAACAGACCAGCTGAATCGCTATTTAGGGGCATTGGGCTTAACGAATCCGAGTGATGGTGTCTGGCCATCCAATCTTGGCGGCAATGACTTAGTGTTAAAAATAAATGAGCTTGGTGGCTTTTGTTATGCAGCACACTGCACGGATGACAGTGGGATACTGAAACACAAACTTGTTCATGTTTGGAAAAATGACCTGCTAAAAGCCGCTCAAATCCCTGCAACACTTGATGAATTAAAAGCTGAAGAGAATAATGGCTATCGTCAGATTTTAATGAATAAAAACAGGGATTATACACGAGAAACACCTATTGCCATTATCAATGCCAAAGATGTGGAAAAACCCGAGACACTAAAAAATCCAAAAGCCTCTTGCCTGATTAAGATGACCAAACCCGGTTTTGAGGCCTTTAAGTTGGCGTTTCAGGATCCAGAGTCCCGGGTGCGTTTAAATAGTGATATTTCAGAAAAATACTATTCTCGCATTGAATCATTATCCATTACCGGGGGGTATTTGGATGGTGTTCATATTAATTTTTCAGAACACTTGAATTCGGTAATTGGTGGTCGCGGAACAGGAAAATCAACCCTGCTGGAATGCATTCGTTATGCACTGGAGCTGGATCCTATTGGTAAGAGCGCGTGTAAACAACATCTGGAAATCATCAAGGAAAATATTGGCAAATCCAAAGGTCGAATTGAGTTGGTAGTGCGTTCATCTAAAATGAATGGCAAAAAATACACCATTGCCCGTCGCTATGGTGAAAGCGCCTCTGTAAAAGAGGAAGCAGGAAATATTTCATCCTTCACTCCCCGCGAGCTTCTCCCTGAGATAGAAATCTACGGTCAGAACGAGATTTACGAAATCGCCCAGGATGGCCAGTCTCAAAAGAAACTACTTGGCCGCTTTTTAGATGCTGAACATGATACTTTTGAGGATAAAATAAAAACAGCACTCATTGCCCTCAATGGGAATCGAAAAAAATTGCATAATGCTCTTGAGGATAAATCGATTGTTGAAGATGAATTAAGCAAATTGCCCAAGTTGCAGGAACGCGTGCAACAATTTAAATCACTTGGTATTGAGGATAAGCTCAAGATTATTCCTCTGTTAGAAACAGAAAAGAGACTTAAACAGCGTATTGAACAAGAGGAATTATATAATCTGGAGCAGGCTTTTGCTCAAATCAAGGATGCTTTGCCGGATACCGTTTTTTTAAGTGATAAGGCGATTGACAATCTTCCCCACAGCGACGCATTAAAGAAAATAAAAACAACATTGGATCAGTTGAAAGTCGACACGGAAAGAACATTTGATCAATGGAAGGCTTTTTTCACAACGAGCAAAGCAATCATTACCCGGTTGATTGCGGACGTGCAACAAGGTATCCAGTGTGAAGAAGAGACACTGGAAAAAACATTTAAGAATCTACCCGCAAGCGAAGGGAAAAGTGGACGTGAAATTGGTGTTGAATATCAACAGCTTCTTCAGGCAATAGAACGGATTAAACCCAAGGAAGTTGCAATCAGGAGTCAGCAAGCCTTGATTGATGAACTGAAAAAACAAAGAAACTCTCTGTTGGTAGAACTCTCGGGTTATCGTGCAAGTCGAACGGCTCAATTTGAGTCTTCACTCAAGAAGCTGAATAAAAAGCTGCAAAACAAACTGAAGCTAACGGTGAAGCCAGAAGCCAACAGGCAGCCTGTTATCGATTTCTTACAAAGCTGCAACTTGGAAGGTGTTGGGGAAAAACGTCTTTCATGGATTAATGAGCATGATGATTTTTCCCCAGTGAAGCTTGCTGAATTGATTCAAAAAGGCATGGGTGAACTAACAGGATCAAATTGGGGTATAACGCCAACTATTGCAAATGCACTGGTTAGGCTGCCTGCATCAAAAGTGCTCGAACTTCAAGAGCTGGAATTGCCCGACATCATTGAAATTGAATTGAATGTATCACATGAAGGTGCAGCGAATTATCGTTCATTGAAAAAGCTTTCAACAGGTCAGCAATGCACGGCTGTGCTGCATCTGCTATTGTTACAAAACAAAGATCCGCTCATTATGGATCAACCCGAGGACAATCTGGATAATGCGTTTATTGCCGATCGCATTGTTTCCGAATTACGTAACGCAAAGATTAATCGCCAGTTCCTCTTTGCTACTCACAATGCCAATATTCCAGTCTTTGGTGATGCTGAATGGATTGGCATTTTTGAATCAGTGGATGAACAAGGAGTCATGCCCCCCGAAGCACAAGGTGCCATTGATGTTCCTGCAGTGCGTGAAAAGGCGGCGAATATTCTTGAGGGCGGACGTACTGCCTTTAATCAACGCAAACTCAAATACGGCTATTAG
- a CDS encoding restriction endonuclease subunit S, giving the protein MAIELSDKQIKDGWQIVKFGEIAKNISKRVEPSETDLEVYVGLEHIDPQSLRIARRGVPADVKGQKLRVRPGQIIFGKRRAYQKKVAVADFEGICSAHAMVLEEVVGKIIPGLLPFFMQSDMFMDRAVAISEGSLSPTIKWKALAIQEFPLPPIERQKEILEVLEKVEEAISRSEVAFDSAKILRKAIRSNFLFKGCTIKQTEKTHWGEVPKGWKIQPLSEMAQINPRYTLAKSEPIQFCEMAAVGNDSMSIEGEIETREKVSGGARFKNKDILFARITPCAENGKITIVDFLKEDSVGVGSTEFIVISPRKTSSEYLYHLCRTNRVHGYAIKRMAGTTGRQRIPNEVFDEIMIPIPPSEGMSIIEEQLHNAEKTVISIESKISRMKMLRTSFFNEVFIGGVQ; this is encoded by the coding sequence ATGGCAATAGAACTTTCAGATAAACAGATAAAGGACGGGTGGCAGATCGTTAAGTTCGGGGAGATTGCCAAGAACATCTCGAAACGTGTGGAGCCGTCAGAAACAGATTTAGAGGTCTATGTCGGCCTTGAACATATAGACCCTCAGTCACTGCGTATTGCTCGACGAGGCGTTCCGGCAGATGTAAAGGGACAGAAACTCCGTGTTCGCCCTGGCCAGATCATCTTTGGTAAACGACGCGCCTATCAGAAAAAAGTTGCTGTTGCTGACTTTGAGGGGATCTGTTCGGCTCATGCCATGGTTCTTGAAGAGGTGGTCGGTAAAATCATTCCCGGGCTGCTGCCTTTCTTCATGCAATCAGACATGTTTATGGATCGGGCAGTAGCGATCTCGGAAGGGTCTCTTTCACCAACCATCAAGTGGAAGGCCCTTGCGATTCAGGAATTCCCACTGCCGCCGATTGAGCGCCAGAAAGAGATCCTCGAAGTGCTGGAGAAGGTCGAGGAAGCTATTTCTCGAAGTGAAGTTGCTTTTGACTCTGCAAAAATACTGAGGAAAGCAATTAGGTCAAACTTCTTGTTTAAAGGATGCACAATTAAACAAACTGAAAAAACTCACTGGGGAGAAGTTCCAAAAGGATGGAAAATTCAACCTCTCTCTGAAATGGCTCAGATAAATCCCCGATATACTCTCGCTAAAAGTGAACCAATCCAGTTTTGCGAAATGGCGGCCGTAGGTAATGATTCAATGTCTATTGAGGGTGAGATCGAAACACGAGAGAAAGTAAGTGGTGGCGCAAGATTCAAAAATAAGGACATCCTTTTTGCACGAATAACGCCATGTGCTGAGAACGGAAAAATTACAATAGTAGATTTCCTGAAGGAAGATAGCGTCGGGGTTGGATCTACTGAGTTTATAGTAATTTCACCGCGCAAAACCAGTAGCGAGTATTTATACCATTTGTGTAGAACTAATAGGGTCCATGGCTATGCAATCAAGCGTATGGCAGGGACTACCGGAAGGCAAAGAATCCCCAATGAAGTCTTTGACGAAATAATGATTCCAATTCCTCCAAGTGAGGGGATGAGTATCATCGAAGAACAGCTCCATAATGCTGAAAAAACAGTTATTTCGATTGAATCTAAAATATCTCGCATGAAAATGCTGAGAACCTCATTTTTTAACGAGGTATTTATAGGAGGTGTCCAATGA
- a CDS encoding virulence RhuM family protein, which yields MTDHKNKPHKADESGLEPAKGQFLVYQAEDGKLKLDVRFEDESVWLSQRLMAELFQKDVRTISEHIQNVYDEGELAPEATIRKFRIVQKEGKRDVARMVDFYNLDMIISVGYRVKSHVATRFRIWATQQLTEFIKKGFLLDDERLKNPDLPFDYFEELERRIQDIRTSERRFYQKITDIYATSIDYDPTLDMSIEFFKTVQNKMHWAITGQTAAEIIHSRADADKPNMGLTNYRGAKVRKQDVTIAKNYLDEDELAALNNLVEQYLIFAQGQAMRRVPMYMLDWIKKLDSFMTLNDRNILTHAGKISHEMAKQLAEGEYDKFHTNRLTESSKQISDFDKVVGQIESTSKKKPQRAKKKSEDV from the coding sequence ATGACAGATCACAAAAACAAACCACATAAGGCTGATGAAAGTGGGTTAGAGCCCGCCAAAGGACAGTTTCTGGTTTATCAGGCTGAGGACGGTAAACTGAAACTGGATGTTCGTTTTGAAGATGAATCGGTATGGCTTTCCCAAAGATTGATGGCGGAGCTGTTTCAAAAAGATGTTCGAACCATCAGTGAGCACATACAAAATGTGTATGATGAAGGCGAGCTGGCTCCTGAAGCAACTATCCGGAAATTCCGGATAGTTCAAAAAGAGGGGAAACGAGACGTTGCCCGCATGGTCGACTTTTACAATCTGGACATGATTATTTCAGTTGGCTACCGGGTGAAAAGCCATGTGGCAACCCGATTTCGCATCTGGGCAACTCAGCAACTCACCGAGTTTATCAAGAAAGGATTTCTGCTGGACGATGAACGCCTGAAAAACCCGGACTTGCCCTTTGACTACTTTGAGGAACTTGAACGGCGTATTCAGGATATTCGCACTTCTGAGCGTCGTTTTTATCAGAAAATTACCGATATTTACGCCACCAGTATCGACTATGATCCAACGCTGGATATGAGCATTGAATTTTTCAAAACAGTCCAGAACAAAATGCACTGGGCGATTACCGGACAGACCGCAGCGGAAATCATTCATTCAAGAGCAGATGCCGACAAGCCGAACATGGGTCTTACCAATTACCGTGGTGCCAAAGTCCGCAAACAGGATGTGACCATTGCCAAGAATTACCTTGATGAAGATGAACTGGCGGCACTGAACAATCTGGTTGAGCAATACCTGATTTTTGCACAGGGACAGGCCATGCGCCGCGTTCCTATGTATATGTTGGATTGGATAAAAAAATTAGACAGCTTCATGACTCTCAACGATCGGAATATTCTTACACATGCTGGCAAAATCTCACATGAAATGGCCAAACAATTGGCGGAAGGTGAGTATGATAAATTTCACACGAACCGCCTGACTGAATCGAGCAAGCAAATCAGCGATTTTGATAAAGTGGTTGGACAGATTGAATCCACCTCCAAGAAAAAACCGCAAAGAGCTAAGAAAAAATCCGAGGATGTGTAG
- a CDS encoding RNA-binding domain-containing protein: MLKTELFEIIANGENSGVEFKRDDIRPEQLAKEVVALVNFQGGKILLGVDDDGSISGLQRSDVEEWVMNVISEKVHPAILPFYEEIKIDERTIVAVLTFPQGSSKPYVRRHNKAEEVFIRVGSTSRLATREQQMRLYEIGGMLHTEVLPVSRTSSNDLDKVRIENYLKDIVNDPDMPSTDAEWENRLANIGFLTEPKGMCTIAGIVLFGKQPRQYLKQSGLRLFAFNSPDKEYKAELDAILDGPLAARWDFTQGARQLIDEGLIESVLQKMDPFISEELDKIAENFQREKQYLYPIEAIREVLINALVHRDWTRFVDIEIGIYSDRLEVISPGCLQNSMTVEKMIAGQRYTRNTIIMEIMRDYGYVDFRGMGLRTKVIPLMRSHNDCDPIFEATEDYLKVILPRRKG, translated from the coding sequence ATGCTGAAAACAGAATTATTTGAGATTATTGCCAATGGTGAAAATTCCGGTGTTGAGTTCAAACGGGATGACATTCGTCCAGAACAGCTGGCCAAAGAAGTCGTGGCATTGGTTAATTTTCAAGGAGGTAAGATCCTCTTAGGGGTTGATGATGATGGATCTATCTCTGGTCTTCAGCGTTCAGATGTAGAAGAATGGGTGATGAATGTCATTTCAGAGAAGGTTCATCCCGCGATTTTGCCTTTTTATGAAGAAATCAAAATAGATGAGAGAACCATTGTGGCTGTTCTTACCTTTCCACAAGGGAGCTCCAAGCCTTATGTTCGACGGCATAATAAAGCCGAAGAAGTTTTTATCAGAGTGGGTTCAACTTCACGCCTTGCAACCCGTGAGCAGCAGATGCGGCTATATGAGATAGGAGGCATGCTCCATACCGAAGTTCTGCCGGTATCTCGCACCTCATCAAATGATCTTGATAAAGTTCGCATAGAAAATTATCTCAAAGATATTGTAAATGATCCTGATATGCCTTCAACGGATGCTGAATGGGAAAACAGGTTGGCAAACATTGGTTTCTTAACCGAACCCAAAGGAATGTGCACGATCGCCGGAATTGTATTATTCGGGAAGCAACCGCGCCAATATTTAAAACAAAGTGGTCTGAGGTTATTTGCGTTCAATAGCCCGGATAAAGAATATAAAGCAGAATTAGATGCTATTTTGGATGGGCCTCTTGCTGCCAGATGGGATTTTACGCAAGGGGCAAGGCAATTGATTGATGAAGGGCTGATTGAAAGTGTTCTTCAAAAAATGGATCCATTTATTTCTGAAGAATTGGATAAAATTGCTGAGAATTTCCAGCGTGAAAAGCAATATTTGTATCCTATTGAAGCGATAAGGGAAGTACTTATCAATGCTTTAGTGCATAGAGATTGGACTCGATTTGTGGATATTGAAATTGGTATTTATTCCGATCGACTTGAAGTCATCAGCCCTGGTTGCCTTCAAAACTCAATGACTGTTGAAAAAATGATTGCAGGACAAAGATATACTCGCAACACCATCATCATGGAAATTATGAGGGATTATGGTTATGTGGATTTCCGGGGTATGGGGTTGCGGACCAAAGTTATTCCACTAATGCGCTCTCATAATGATTGTGATCCAATCTTTGAGGCAACGGAGGACTATTTGAAAGTAATTCTGCCAAGGCGAAAAGGTTGA
- a CDS encoding type I restriction-modification system subunit M: MSLSQQQLESMLWGAAEFLRGQIDASDYKQYIFPLLFYKRLSDVYKDEYEEALAFSDGDDQFAVLPEQHRFIIPESARWNTLRETSTNIGAFIQKALRTIEKSNQRLYGVFGDAQWTNKERLPDHLLASLVEHFSKIPLGISAVTQDDLGAAYEYLIKKFADDSGHTAAEFYTNRTVVHLMTRVMELKPGESAYDPTCGTGGMLLNAVMDLRKCGKEWRTAKLFGQEVNLLTSAIARMNMFLHDIEEFDIQRGDTLAEPKFLEYDRLKQFDVIFANPPYSIKKWDRSKFSADPFNRNEFGVPSQGCADYAFFQHIIKSLNPKTGRASMLWPHGVLFRDSEADIRKKVIETDMIEAVIGLGPNLFYNSPMESCVVILCMNKPEGRKNKVLFINGVKEVTRERAFSFLSDKNLERLVAAYFEPEGHEEIARLTDIEEIRENMHNLSIPLYVHNGTNGDGQSLESTIEAWQVGRVELKKQSKKLFAALAEIGIILNDQEDKVGV, translated from the coding sequence ATGAGTCTTTCACAACAACAACTGGAAAGCATGCTCTGGGGAGCAGCAGAATTCTTAAGGGGGCAAATCGACGCTTCCGACTACAAACAGTATATCTTCCCGCTGCTTTTCTATAAAAGGCTATCTGATGTTTATAAGGACGAGTATGAGGAAGCCCTTGCCTTTTCGGATGGAGATGACCAGTTCGCGGTATTGCCTGAGCAGCATCGTTTTATAATTCCCGAATCCGCCCGTTGGAACACGCTTCGTGAAACCTCGACCAACATCGGTGCTTTCATACAAAAAGCGCTGCGGACCATAGAGAAAAGTAACCAGCGTCTATATGGCGTATTCGGTGATGCACAATGGACCAATAAAGAACGGCTTCCGGATCATCTGCTTGCATCTCTGGTGGAACATTTCAGCAAGATCCCTCTGGGTATAAGCGCAGTGACCCAGGACGATCTGGGGGCGGCTTACGAATACCTTATTAAAAAATTCGCTGATGATTCCGGCCATACAGCCGCTGAATTTTATACCAACAGAACGGTTGTCCACCTCATGACAAGAGTCATGGAGCTGAAACCCGGTGAAAGCGCCTATGACCCGACCTGCGGCACCGGCGGGATGCTTCTCAATGCGGTGATGGATTTGCGAAAGTGTGGCAAAGAATGGCGCACGGCAAAACTGTTCGGGCAGGAAGTGAACCTGCTGACCAGCGCCATCGCCAGAATGAACATGTTCCTTCACGACATTGAGGAATTTGATATTCAGCGTGGGGATACCCTCGCGGAACCGAAGTTTCTTGAATACGACCGCTTAAAGCAGTTTGACGTTATTTTTGCCAATCCGCCGTATTCAATCAAGAAATGGGATAGAAGCAAATTCAGTGCAGATCCTTTCAATCGTAATGAATTCGGTGTGCCTTCTCAAGGTTGTGCCGACTATGCATTCTTCCAACACATCATCAAAAGCCTGAATCCCAAAACCGGCAGAGCTTCCATGCTTTGGCCCCACGGCGTACTGTTCAGAGATTCGGAAGCAGACATCCGCAAGAAGGTCATTGAGACCGACATGATTGAGGCTGTCATCGGCCTGGGGCCCAACCTGTTTTACAACTCTCCCATGGAATCATGCGTGGTCATCCTGTGCATGAACAAACCAGAGGGAAGAAAGAATAAAGTGCTGTTCATAAACGGTGTTAAGGAAGTAACCCGGGAAAGAGCATTCAGCTTCCTGAGTGACAAGAATCTTGAACGGCTGGTGGCGGCTTATTTTGAGCCGGAAGGCCATGAAGAGATCGCACGATTGACGGATATTGAAGAGATCAGAGAGAACATGCACAACCTCTCGATCCCTCTGTACGTTCACAACGGCACAAATGGTGATGGTCAGAGTTTGGAGTCAACCATCGAGGCTTGGCAGGTCGGCCGGGTTGAACTCAAAAAGCAGTCTAAGAAACTTTTTGCAGCATTGGCTGAAATTGGGATTATCCTCAATGACCAGGAAGACAAGGTGGGAGTATGA
- a CDS encoding type I restriction endonuclease subunit R, which translates to MSFNEMNTIENALRDHLVGKPVTAQTGMVAEETAEYITSNRDLKWKYVHGENLVLYGKQPQDVFVDTWLKDTLCRLNKPLATNPDLADEVIHRLRGVLLEAGYSGLIRANEIFQDWLLGRISMPLGKDGEHITIHLLDFDTPQNNHFVVSQQVQFTGTRDCYFDLVLYVNGLPLVVGEVKTPVRDAISWQDGAADFLGGQKHYWENQKAFFVPNLLCFASEGKTFYYGAIGARFKNWAPWHSTEDREAIPQDMRTVLKSAERLLHPKTLLDILQSFVVFSTIKQGAGKPSFKIKILPRYPQYEAAKAIVERVKTQDARQGLIWHFQGSGKSLLMLFAAQMLKADSDLKNPTVVVVVDRVDLDSQINSVFNNAAVKNVTPVKSCKALAQELKQDSRQILITTVFKFDEVEIDEHNTDGLNPRDNIIVLVDEAHRTQEGSLGEKMRWALPNAFFFGLTGTPISGLERNTFKLFGAPNDPGRYLNRYSYKQSIRDEATLPVKFEPRLVELRIDRETIDQGFEELAEQNNLNEEEKTFISQKAGKLAHLLKAPKRITAIAEDISNHYQNHVAPKHFKGIVVVYDREAVVRMYYLLCERLGKDAVEVVMNISQGTIEEETDENGKPKKIATDWLNWQKLGLPIEKADFKRWQGIDASPEVQEQLLDRYRDTTDPLKVIIVTAKLLTGFDAPICYCMYLDKPLKDHTLLQAMCRTNRLYSDTKKHGLIIDYLGVFENVAKALDYDPKEIEGVVESVEAFKKLFPEAIEKCLEYFPGVDRTVEGYEGLIAAQDCLVGNEKKDAFAAQFNVLKRFWESITPDPYLNAFRKDYRWLAQVYESIKPVGGLGSLLWESLGPETIKLIHENTEIDRIRDDIDELVMDAESVFELTEEEKKKKAKKLNLSLMAKVRSKNDPRFEELGQRLERLKDKYEAGVLSSLEWLKKLLDAARDMVRLENETHEEVIPDDKQALTEIFLEMRNGTTPQIIANVVEDIDKIVRATRFDGWQSTHAGQKEIQKVLRQTLFKYKLHKEQELFEKAFGYIGEHY; encoded by the coding sequence ATGAGCTTCAATGAGATGAATACGATCGAGAATGCTCTACGCGACCACCTTGTTGGTAAGCCTGTTACCGCTCAGACCGGCATGGTGGCTGAAGAAACGGCGGAATACATTACGAGCAACAGAGATCTGAAATGGAAATATGTCCATGGTGAAAATCTGGTGCTTTATGGCAAGCAGCCTCAGGATGTCTTTGTCGATACCTGGCTTAAGGACACGCTGTGCCGATTGAATAAACCACTGGCTACCAATCCGGATCTGGCGGATGAGGTGATTCACCGTTTGCGTGGCGTGCTGTTGGAAGCAGGCTACAGCGGGTTAATCCGGGCTAATGAGATCTTTCAGGATTGGCTGCTGGGCCGTATTTCCATGCCGCTTGGCAAGGATGGCGAACACATCACTATTCACCTGCTTGATTTCGATACACCGCAGAACAATCACTTTGTGGTCAGTCAGCAGGTTCAGTTTACCGGTACGAGGGACTGTTACTTTGATTTGGTGTTGTATGTCAACGGGCTGCCTCTGGTCGTCGGTGAGGTAAAAACGCCGGTGCGCGATGCCATCAGCTGGCAGGATGGCGCGGCGGATTTTTTGGGCGGTCAAAAGCATTACTGGGAAAACCAGAAAGCCTTTTTTGTGCCGAACCTGCTCTGCTTTGCCTCGGAAGGAAAGACCTTCTATTACGGTGCGATCGGCGCCCGTTTTAAGAACTGGGCTCCGTGGCACAGTACCGAAGACCGAGAAGCAATCCCGCAGGATATGCGTACCGTGCTAAAGAGTGCGGAACGTCTGCTGCACCCGAAGACGCTGTTGGACATCCTGCAATCCTTTGTGGTGTTCTCGACGATCAAACAGGGAGCAGGCAAACCGAGTTTCAAAATCAAGATTCTGCCTCGTTATCCGCAATATGAAGCGGCCAAAGCCATAGTTGAGCGCGTTAAGACGCAGGATGCCCGTCAGGGACTGATCTGGCATTTTCAGGGTTCAGGTAAATCACTCTTGATGCTGTTTGCGGCGCAGATGCTCAAGGCAGATTCCGACTTGAAAAATCCAACGGTTGTGGTGGTCGTTGACCGGGTGGATCTGGACAGTCAGATCAACTCGGTGTTCAACAATGCCGCTGTCAAAAACGTCACGCCGGTAAAGTCATGCAAGGCGCTTGCTCAGGAATTGAAGCAGGACTCCCGACAGATCCTGATCACCACCGTCTTTAAATTCGATGAAGTGGAAATTGATGAACACAATACCGATGGCCTGAATCCCCGGGATAATATCATTGTGCTGGTGGATGAGGCCCACCGCACCCAGGAAGGCAGTCTGGGTGAAAAGATGCGTTGGGCTTTGCCCAATGCCTTTTTTTTCGGATTGACCGGCACACCGATTTCTGGTCTTGAACGAAACACCTTTAAGCTGTTCGGCGCTCCCAATGATCCGGGCAGATACCTCAATCGATACTCCTATAAGCAGTCCATTCGTGATGAGGCAACACTGCCTGTCAAATTCGAACCTCGTCTGGTTGAGCTGCGCATCGACCGGGAAACCATCGATCAGGGATTTGAGGAGCTGGCAGAACAGAACAACCTCAATGAGGAAGAGAAAACATTCATCTCTCAAAAAGCTGGAAAGCTGGCCCACTTGCTGAAAGCACCAAAGCGTATCACGGCCATCGCGGAGGATATTTCAAACCATTATCAAAACCACGTTGCGCCCAAGCATTTTAAAGGAATAGTGGTCGTGTATGACCGCGAGGCTGTGGTTCGGATGTATTATCTCCTTTGTGAGCGCCTCGGCAAAGATGCTGTTGAAGTGGTGATGAACATTTCACAAGGCACGATTGAAGAAGAAACCGATGAAAACGGCAAACCAAAGAAAATAGCAACCGACTGGCTTAATTGGCAGAAATTAGGCCTCCCGATTGAGAAGGCAGACTTCAAACGGTGGCAAGGGATTGATGCCAGCCCGGAAGTTCAGGAGCAGTTGCTCGACCGCTATCGTGATACGACCGACCCGCTCAAGGTTATTATTGTTACCGCCAAGCTGCTTACTGGTTTCGATGCGCCGATCTGCTACTGCATGTATCTGGATAAACCGCTCAAGGATCACACCCTTCTTCAGGCCATGTGCCGAACTAACCGCCTCTACAGTGACACCAAAAAGCACGGCCTGATTATTGATTATCTCGGCGTGTTTGAAAATGTTGCCAAGGCATTGGATTACGATCCCAAGGAAATCGAAGGCGTGGTGGAGAGCGTTGAAGCATTCAAAAAGCTGTTTCCTGAAGCCATTGAAAAATGCCTGGAGTATTTCCCGGGTGTTGATCGAACTGTCGAAGGCTACGAAGGCTTGATTGCCGCGCAGGATTGTCTGGTCGGCAATGAAAAGAAAGATGCCTTTGCAGCGCAGTTCAATGTGTTGAAACGTTTTTGGGAGTCCATTACGCCCGACCCATATCTGAATGCTTTCAGAAAAGACTATCGCTGGTTGGCGCAGGTCTATGAGTCGATTAAGCCTGTCGGCGGATTGGGATCTTTGCTTTGGGAATCCCTTGGGCCGGAAACCATCAAATTGATCCATGAAAATACCGAAATTGATCGGATCAGAGATGATATCGACGAGTTGGTTATGGATGCGGAATCGGTTTTTGAACTGACCGAGGAAGAAAAAAAGAAAAAGGCCAAGAAACTGAACCTGTCCCTTATGGCAAAGGTCCGCTCGAAGAATGATCCGCGCTTTGAAGAACTGGGACAACGCCTTGAACGCCTCAAGGATAAATATGAAGCCGGAGTTTTGAGCAGTCTTGAATGGTTGAAAAAACTTCTTGATGCCGCCCGCGATATGGTCCGCCTCGAAAACGAGACCCATGAAGAGGTCATTCCGGACGACAAGCAGGCGCTCACTGAAATATTCCTTGAGATGAGGAACGGCACGACTCCGCAGATCATCGCCAATGTGGTTGAGGACATCGATAAGATCGTTCGAGCCACCCGATTTGACGGCTGGCAAAGCACGCACGCCGGGCAAAAGGAAATACAGAAGGTGCTCCGGCAAACGCTTTTTAAATACAAGCTCCATAAAGAGCAGGAACTTTTCGAGAAGGCATTTGGGTATATAGGGGAACACTATTAA